A genomic stretch from Bacillus sp. N1-1 includes:
- a CDS encoding DNA polymerase IV, with product MNLSTKGRGRIIFHVDMNSFYASVEVAHNPKLRGKPLAIAGNVEERRGIVVTSSYEARKKGVNTTMPVWEAKKHCPELLIMPPNFPLYRQTSLQIFELLETYTPLVQPVSIDEGYLDITEDCGDRNPIEIAEEIQNRIHAEIGIPCSIGIAPNKFLAKMASDMKKPLGITILRKRELDQLLWPLDVGEMHGVGKKTKEKLLELEIKTIHDLAHANPLQLEMKLGINGRRLHERANGRDNRPVDPDAIDEFKSVGNSTTFPEDLIDHHRIHTALTNLSDSVAKRMAKKNVLSFNIQLTIRYSDRTTVTRSRKLQNPISQSADILEAAQSLFEKNWSGQPIRLLGVTGQQLVDRTEATVQLDLFSFEADSKRHNLQNTIGTIRSKYGEGALLKGNQLGKDGSHKLRDEKRRGTSLDRDFLWKYKQDKE from the coding sequence ATGAACCTTAGTACAAAGGGAAGAGGAAGAATTATTTTTCATGTGGATATGAACAGTTTTTACGCGTCTGTCGAAGTCGCTCATAATCCAAAACTTCGAGGAAAACCTCTTGCTATTGCTGGGAATGTAGAGGAAAGGCGAGGTATTGTTGTAACGAGTAGCTATGAAGCGAGAAAGAAAGGCGTCAACACGACAATGCCGGTTTGGGAAGCCAAAAAGCACTGTCCTGAACTTCTCATTATGCCGCCTAATTTTCCACTTTACCGACAAACCTCTCTCCAAATTTTTGAACTATTAGAAACCTACACGCCGCTCGTCCAGCCAGTCTCCATTGATGAAGGGTATTTAGATATAACAGAAGATTGTGGAGATCGAAATCCTATTGAAATAGCGGAGGAAATTCAAAATCGCATTCATGCTGAAATTGGCATCCCTTGTAGTATTGGAATTGCTCCCAATAAATTTTTAGCAAAGATGGCTTCTGATATGAAAAAGCCTTTAGGGATTACAATTCTTCGTAAACGAGAGTTAGATCAATTGCTCTGGCCACTTGATGTTGGGGAAATGCACGGGGTAGGAAAGAAGACAAAAGAAAAATTACTTGAGCTAGAAATTAAAACCATCCACGATCTAGCTCATGCGAATCCTCTCCAACTTGAAATGAAGCTAGGCATTAATGGAAGAAGGTTACATGAACGTGCCAACGGACGAGACAACCGCCCTGTTGATCCAGATGCGATAGATGAATTTAAAAGTGTTGGCAATTCCACTACGTTTCCGGAAGATCTTATTGATCATCACCGCATTCATACCGCACTCACAAATTTATCTGATTCCGTAGCTAAGCGGATGGCCAAAAAGAACGTTCTAAGTTTTAATATTCAGCTAACGATACGTTACAGTGATCGAACCACCGTTACAAGAAGTAGAAAACTTCAAAATCCCATATCTCAGTCTGCAGACATTCTTGAAGCTGCTCAATCTCTTTTTGAAAAGAATTGGTCAGGGCAGCCGATTCGCTTACTTGGCGTAACAGGACAGCAGCTAGTTGATCGAACCGAGGCAACCGTTCAGCTTGATTTATTTTCTTTTGAAGCGGATTCAAAACGACATAATCTCCAGAATACGATTGGGACGATTCGATCTAAATATGGGGAAGGAGCTCTTCTTAAAGGAAATCAACTTGGTAAGGATGGAAGTCATAAGTTAAGAGATGAGAAAAGGCGTGGCACAAGTTTAGATCGTGACTTCCTCTGGAAGTATAAGCAAGATAAGGAGTAA
- a CDS encoding L,D-transpeptidase — MFSIMLSLYLSVSILFPFGTHPNPGDPFLIVNKKVNELAYIDGNEVQRVLSVATGKSVDQTPEGLFTIIVKAENPYYRKKNIEGGVKENPLGTRWIGFDAKGTNGRIYGVHGTNRPDSIGKYTTAGCIRLLNEEVELLFNDIPIGTKILITSSDHSFYELARQAEAIAENIDLK, encoded by the coding sequence TTGTTCTCTATCATGTTATCACTGTATTTATCGGTATCCATTCTCTTTCCATTCGGTACTCACCCAAATCCGGGTGATCCATTTCTTATTGTAAATAAGAAGGTGAATGAATTAGCCTATATTGATGGGAATGAAGTTCAGCGTGTTTTATCGGTAGCGACTGGTAAAAGTGTAGATCAGACTCCTGAAGGGCTATTTACAATAATTGTGAAAGCGGAAAATCCTTATTACAGGAAGAAAAATATTGAGGGTGGAGTTAAAGAGAATCCGCTTGGTACAAGGTGGATTGGTTTTGATGCAAAAGGAACAAATGGCCGAATTTACGGTGTCCATGGAACAAATCGTCCAGATTCTATTGGGAAATATACAACTGCTGGATGTATCCGACTTTTAAATGAGGAAGTTGAACTGCTTTTTAATGACATACCAATTGGAACTAAAATTCTAATTACCTCAAGCGATCATTCTTTTTATGAACTGGCAAGGCAAGCTGAAGCAATAGCAGAAAATATCGATCTAAAGTGA
- a CDS encoding methylmalonyl-CoA mutase family protein, with amino-acid sequence MATEKKDFQSQFEEWKSLTEKLIEKFPEKKEAFKTSSGIDIDRLGHPTHLDLHYMEKLGLPGQYPYTRGIQPTMYRGRTWTMRQYAGFGSAEETNRRFRYLLDQGQTGLSVAFDLPTQIGYDSDDMMAKGEVGKVGVAIDSLDDMEALLRDIPLDKVSTSMTINAPASVLLAMYIVVAEKQGVSQEQISGTIQNDILKEYIARGTYIFPPKPSMRLITDIFAYCAEYVPRWNTISISGYHIREAGSTAAQELAFTIANGIAYVDAAIETGLKVDDFAPRLAFFFNGHNQFLEEVAKFRAARRIWAKIMKERYGAKKPKSLQLRFHTQVAGSTLTAQQPDNNIVRVTIQALAAVLGGTQSLHTNAKDEALALPTEDSARIALRTQQIIANESGVTDTVDPLGGSYFIENLTDQLETYVFDYIRKIDDMGGAVSAVEQGYMQREIHQAAYETQKKIESGEEVVVGMNQYKLEDEPKPELHRIDPELQRKQIEKLETLRTTRDQHRVSARLEELRSGAKGTSNLMPLIINCVRDYCTVGEICGILREEFGEYTGI; translated from the coding sequence ATGGCGACAGAAAAGAAAGATTTTCAAAGTCAATTCGAGGAATGGAAATCACTTACTGAAAAATTAATCGAGAAATTTCCGGAGAAAAAAGAAGCGTTTAAGACGAGCTCTGGAATTGACATAGACCGTCTTGGACATCCGACTCACTTAGATCTACATTACATGGAGAAACTGGGTTTACCAGGGCAATATCCATACACACGCGGGATCCAACCAACCATGTACCGTGGTAGAACATGGACAATGAGACAATATGCGGGGTTTGGTTCAGCTGAGGAAACCAATCGTCGCTTTCGCTATTTACTTGATCAAGGTCAAACTGGCTTATCCGTTGCCTTCGACCTTCCAACACAAATTGGATATGATTCGGACGATATGATGGCAAAAGGAGAAGTTGGAAAGGTAGGCGTAGCGATTGATTCACTCGATGATATGGAAGCGCTTTTACGAGATATCCCTCTTGATAAAGTGAGTACGTCCATGACGATTAATGCGCCGGCATCGGTATTACTTGCGATGTATATCGTCGTGGCAGAAAAACAGGGAGTATCACAAGAACAAATTTCCGGAACGATCCAAAATGACATCTTAAAGGAATATATAGCAAGGGGAACTTATATTTTTCCTCCAAAACCATCTATGCGATTGATTACAGACATTTTTGCCTATTGCGCAGAGTATGTACCGCGATGGAATACGATTAGTATATCTGGCTACCACATTCGAGAAGCGGGTTCGACGGCTGCTCAGGAACTAGCGTTTACCATTGCGAATGGCATTGCTTATGTCGATGCAGCAATTGAAACGGGGTTAAAAGTCGACGATTTTGCGCCAAGGCTTGCTTTCTTTTTTAATGGGCACAATCAGTTTCTTGAAGAAGTTGCGAAATTTAGGGCAGCGCGAAGAATCTGGGCTAAAATTATGAAAGAACGCTACGGTGCAAAAAAGCCGAAAAGTCTGCAGCTCCGTTTTCACACTCAAGTAGCTGGGTCAACGTTAACAGCACAACAGCCGGACAACAATATTGTCCGGGTTACCATTCAGGCACTTGCGGCTGTTCTTGGAGGAACACAGAGTCTGCATACGAATGCGAAAGATGAAGCGTTAGCGTTACCAACGGAAGACTCTGCAAGGATTGCTCTTAGAACCCAGCAAATTATTGCAAACGAAAGCGGAGTAACAGATACGGTTGATCCCCTTGGCGGCTCTTATTTTATAGAGAATTTGACCGATCAGCTTGAAACGTATGTTTTTGATTATATTCGTAAGATCGATGATATGGGCGGAGCAGTATCCGCTGTTGAACAGGGCTACATGCAGCGCGAAATTCACCAGGCTGCGTATGAAACGCAAAAGAAAATCGAGAGTGGTGAAGAAGTCGTCGTGGGCATGAATCAATACAAGTTAGAAGACGAACCTAAACCAGAATTACATCGTATTGATCCAGAGCTTCAACGGAAACAAATTGAAAAGCTTGAAACTTTAAGGACTACAAGAGATCAACATCGAGTGAGCGCTCGGTTGGAGGAATTAAGGTCGGGAGCTAAAGGCACAAGTAACTTAATGCCGCTTATTATTAATTGTGTTCGAGATTATTGTACAGTCGGTGAAATATGCGGCATACTCCGTGAAGAATTTGGCGAATACACTGGAATCTAA
- a CDS encoding BlaI/MecI/CopY family transcriptional regulator, protein MDSIQTHKLMNYMRGTYKVLENEWQKNAREIGLTQAEQHVMWIVYLEEEVTITRVSEIGLWDVSTVMQVLKRLKNKLFVKLDKKANDRRVSYVTLTEEGHNKVEASTQYSYAVMNYLDEYRSKSAENAEFLDAMYEFQMEFNQHFHGSEFVKWVERKQVPTT, encoded by the coding sequence ATGGACTCTATTCAAACTCATAAACTTATGAATTATATGCGAGGAACTTATAAAGTACTGGAAAATGAATGGCAAAAAAATGCGAGAGAAATTGGATTAACTCAAGCCGAACAGCATGTGATGTGGATTGTTTATTTGGAAGAAGAAGTTACTATTACAAGAGTTTCAGAAATTGGTCTTTGGGACGTATCAACAGTTATGCAGGTGTTAAAACGTTTGAAAAACAAACTGTTTGTTAAACTTGATAAGAAAGCGAACGACCGGCGCGTATCATACGTGACCTTGACGGAAGAAGGTCATAATAAAGTGGAAGCTAGTACGCAGTATTCCTATGCGGTCATGAATTACTTAGATGAGTATCGCTCAAAATCAGCTGAAAATGCTGAATTTCTAGATGCTATGTACGAATTTCAAATGGAGTTCAATCAGCATTTTCACGGTAGTGAATTTGTGAAATGGGTAGAACGAAAGCAAGTACCCACCACGTGA
- a CDS encoding acyl-CoA carboxylase subunit beta, whose translation MDMYDKINELYDRRREVELGGGDERINKQHEKGKLTARERIDLLVDQGTFVELNSFIEHRSQDFGMGDVKAPGEGVVTGYGKVNGRPIYLFAQDFTVFGGALGEMHAKKVAHVMDLAARNGAPIIGLNDSGGARIQEGVVSLDGYGHIFYRNSIYSGVIPQISVIMGPCAGGAVYSPAITDFVFMVEDTSQMFITGPKVIETVTREKITAEDLGGAKVHRSKSGNAHFTGKTEEEVLASVRDLISYLPSNNEEKSPIIKSEERDDFCADLADIVPFDATRPYDVRAVIDSVVDKDSFLEVQKYFAKNIVIGFARIKGETVGMVCNQPKVMAGGLDIDSSDKLSRFIRFCDSFNIPLITFEDVTGFFPGIKQEHGGIIRHGAKILYSYSEATVPKITVILRKAYGGAYVALNSKSIGADLVYAWPNAEIAVMGPEGAANVIFAREINESEDPEATRAAKIEEYREKFANPYIAASRGMVDDVIDPRETRKKLIEALELMRNKHEERPKKKHGNIPL comes from the coding sequence ATGGATATGTATGATAAAATCAACGAATTGTACGATCGACGGAGAGAAGTAGAGCTTGGAGGTGGGGATGAACGAATTAACAAACAGCATGAGAAAGGAAAGTTAACGGCTCGAGAACGAATTGATTTACTCGTTGACCAGGGTACTTTTGTTGAACTTAATTCGTTCATTGAACATCGATCTCAAGATTTTGGAATGGGAGATGTAAAAGCGCCGGGTGAAGGTGTGGTCACCGGTTATGGAAAGGTGAATGGTCGTCCTATTTATCTATTTGCGCAAGATTTTACCGTTTTTGGCGGAGCGCTAGGTGAAATGCATGCCAAAAAAGTAGCACACGTTATGGATCTTGCAGCGCGTAATGGTGCGCCAATTATCGGTTTGAACGACTCTGGAGGTGCGAGGATTCAAGAAGGTGTGGTATCATTGGATGGGTATGGACACATCTTTTATCGAAACTCCATCTATTCTGGTGTGATTCCACAAATTTCGGTGATTATGGGGCCATGCGCAGGTGGTGCTGTTTATTCTCCTGCGATTACAGATTTTGTTTTTATGGTAGAAGATACGAGTCAGATGTTTATAACTGGACCAAAAGTCATTGAAACAGTGACACGTGAAAAGATTACAGCAGAAGACCTTGGTGGTGCGAAAGTCCATCGTTCTAAAAGTGGTAATGCCCATTTTACAGGTAAAACAGAAGAAGAGGTTCTCGCAAGCGTTCGTGATTTGATTAGTTATTTACCATCAAATAATGAAGAAAAGAGTCCCATCATTAAAAGTGAAGAACGTGACGATTTCTGTGCAGATCTTGCTGACATCGTTCCATTTGACGCGACGAGGCCCTACGACGTTAGAGCGGTGATTGATTCTGTTGTGGATAAAGACTCTTTTCTTGAGGTGCAAAAATATTTTGCGAAAAACATTGTGATAGGTTTTGCAAGAATAAAAGGTGAGACAGTAGGAATGGTTTGCAATCAGCCGAAAGTAATGGCTGGTGGACTCGATATTGATTCATCTGACAAGCTTTCACGCTTTATTAGGTTCTGTGACTCTTTTAATATTCCATTGATTACGTTTGAAGATGTAACGGGATTTTTCCCGGGCATCAAACAGGAGCATGGAGGTATTATCCGTCATGGAGCTAAAATTCTTTATTCCTATTCAGAAGCAACCGTACCAAAAATAACGGTTATCCTAAGGAAAGCATATGGTGGCGCTTATGTCGCTTTAAATTCCAAATCCATTGGAGCCGATCTCGTTTATGCATGGCCAAATGCTGAAATTGCCGTAATGGGTCCGGAAGGTGCAGCAAATGTGATTTTTGCGAGAGAAATTAATGAGAGTGAAGATCCAGAAGCAACGCGAGCTGCAAAGATTGAAGAATATCGTGAGAAGTTCGCGAACCCATACATAGCTGCTTCACGTGGGATGGTTGATGACGTTATCGATCCAAGAGAGACGAGAAAGAAACTGATTGAAGCGCTCGAATTGATGCGGAATAAGCACGAAGAACGCCCTAAGAAGAAACACGGCAATATCCCGCTTTAA
- the prli42 gene encoding stressosome-associated protein Prli42, translated as MPRKATKIVVYIMIISMLLSLFAGATAMLF; from the coding sequence ATGCCTCGTAAAGCTACAAAGATCGTCGTTTATATTATGATTATTTCGATGCTTCTTAGTTTATTTGCTGGAGCAACAGCGATGTTGTTTTAA
- a CDS encoding aromatic acid exporter family protein yields the protein MKVKIGYRTLKTAIGTGVAITIAQLFSLDNYVSAGILTILCIKPTTKRSFRSSWERFLACLLGIVFSAVFFEGIGYTPFSISLLLLFFIPVVVAIKATEGVITSSVIILHIYNFNHVSWGIVWNEVAIIVIGIGVALLFNLYMPNLEKDLMKIRKQIEEKFSIILMEYAVYLREGESNWDGKEIIEVGDLLQYAKNLALKDIENHMLRDDDKYYVYFKMREKQFAILERVLPIISSLDQTYLHGRTMADFMEKLSCSVKPQNTANVFLEELETMREEFRNSPLPADREEFETRSALLYFLNEVEQYLLLKRYFKPGAFSKAE from the coding sequence TTGAAAGTGAAAATTGGTTATCGAACGTTAAAAACAGCAATAGGAACAGGGGTTGCCATCACAATTGCGCAACTTTTCTCACTTGATAACTATGTTTCTGCCGGCATTTTAACAATTCTTTGTATTAAACCGACAACTAAACGATCATTTCGAAGTTCTTGGGAACGGTTTCTGGCATGTTTACTTGGTATTGTATTTAGCGCGGTATTTTTTGAAGGAATTGGTTATACACCGTTTAGCATTTCGCTATTGCTACTCTTCTTTATACCAGTGGTTGTTGCGATAAAAGCAACGGAAGGCGTTATTACAAGTTCCGTTATCATTCTTCATATTTATAATTTTAATCATGTAAGTTGGGGAATTGTATGGAACGAGGTAGCGATTATTGTCATAGGAATTGGTGTTGCACTTCTCTTTAATTTGTATATGCCAAATCTTGAAAAAGATTTGATGAAAATCAGAAAACAAATCGAAGAAAAATTTTCAATAATTTTAATGGAGTATGCTGTTTATCTTCGTGAAGGTGAAAGTAACTGGGATGGGAAAGAGATCATTGAAGTTGGGGATTTACTTCAGTATGCTAAGAATCTTGCGCTCAAAGATATTGAAAACCACATGTTACGCGATGATGATAAGTATTATGTTTATTTTAAAATGCGCGAAAAGCAATTTGCCATCTTAGAGCGCGTGTTGCCTATTATTTCTTCACTTGATCAAACCTATCTGCACGGTCGCACAATGGCTGATTTCATGGAAAAGCTCAGTTGCTCTGTAAAACCACAAAATACAGCAAATGTGTTTCTTGAAGAACTAGAAACGATGCGCGAGGAATTTCGGAATTCTCCACTGCCTGCAGATCGTGAAGAGTTTGAAACGCGTTCAGCCCTTCTATACTTTCTAAATGAAGTCGAACAATACTTGTTACTAAAGCGTTACTTTAAACCAGGAGCTTTTTCAAAAGCTGAATGA
- a CDS encoding amino acid ABC transporter permease — MNLDFGQFVPNIPYILQGILVTLKFVSVSAIVGFALGTILALFKIGRVKMLSWLADAYTSVFRGTPLILQLLLFYHATPQLTGYDISAFEAGVLSFGLNSAAYISEIIRAGIRAVDTGQNEAAAALGIPYRPMMKDIILPQAMKNILPALMNEFITLTKESAIVSVIGVFDIMRRSQIVAAEKFKYFEPLLIAGIIYYLLVMILTLVGKIVERRMSRSD, encoded by the coding sequence ATGAATTTGGATTTCGGTCAATTCGTGCCTAATATTCCCTACATCCTGCAAGGAATATTGGTCACGTTAAAGTTTGTTAGTGTTTCAGCTATAGTAGGATTTGCATTGGGTACGATACTTGCATTATTTAAGATCGGGCGAGTAAAGATGCTTAGTTGGCTAGCTGATGCTTATACATCTGTTTTCAGAGGTACCCCTCTTATCTTACAGCTATTATTATTTTATCATGCAACACCTCAGTTAACAGGTTATGATATTTCAGCCTTTGAAGCTGGTGTTCTCTCATTTGGTCTCAATTCTGCCGCCTATATATCTGAGATAATACGAGCAGGAATTCGTGCCGTAGACACTGGACAAAATGAAGCTGCTGCCGCCCTGGGTATTCCTTATCGTCCAATGATGAAGGATATTATCCTGCCCCAGGCTATGAAAAACATTTTACCTGCCCTTATGAATGAGTTTATTACATTAACAAAAGAATCTGCGATTGTTTCTGTTATTGGTGTTTTTGATATTATGAGACGAAGTCAGATCGTGGCTGCTGAGAAATTCAAATACTTTGAACCCTTACTAATTGCAGGGATTATTTACTATTTGCTTGTTATGATTTTAACGCTGGTAGGAAAAATAGTAGAAAGGAGAATGAGTCGCAGTGATTAA
- the mce gene encoding methylmalonyl-CoA epimerase, which produces MKKIRVLIAKPGLDGHDRGALVIAQALRDYGMEVIYTGLRQTPQQIVTAAIQEDVDAIGLSCLSGAHNELFPEIVSLLEQRDAGDIIVVGGGVIPWEDIPFLESKGIQKVFTPGTPTKDTAVFIEKAVYERDGIDQSIKEPPKKIDHIGIAVSSLEEALPFYVNQLHLKLEAIEEVVSEGVKVAFMKIGESRIELLEPIGESSPIASFINKRGEGIHHIALADDRIEDRLRELSENGVKLIHETPVKGAGGANIAFLHPKSAGGVLYELCDKPSKEAE; this is translated from the coding sequence ATGAAGAAGATACGCGTTTTAATTGCTAAGCCAGGTCTTGATGGTCATGATAGAGGCGCTCTTGTAATTGCTCAGGCGCTTCGTGATTATGGAATGGAAGTAATCTATACAGGTTTAAGGCAAACGCCACAACAAATCGTCACAGCTGCAATACAAGAAGATGTGGATGCGATTGGCTTATCATGCTTATCAGGTGCACATAATGAACTATTCCCTGAAATTGTTTCACTGCTAGAACAGCGCGATGCGGGAGATATTATCGTTGTGGGAGGCGGAGTTATTCCTTGGGAAGACATCCCGTTTTTAGAATCAAAAGGAATTCAAAAGGTATTTACGCCAGGTACGCCAACTAAAGATACTGCTGTTTTTATCGAAAAAGCAGTGTATGAGCGAGACGGAATCGATCAATCCATTAAAGAACCTCCTAAAAAAATTGACCACATCGGAATTGCTGTATCTTCTCTAGAAGAGGCACTCCCTTTTTATGTGAACCAACTTCATTTGAAACTAGAGGCAATCGAAGAAGTTGTTTCAGAAGGGGTGAAAGTGGCTTTTATGAAAATCGGTGAGTCTAGAATAGAGCTTCTAGAGCCTATTGGAGAATCAAGTCCAATTGCTTCATTTATTAATAAAAGAGGCGAAGGAATTCATCACATCGCACTTGCAGACGATCGAATAGAAGACAGGCTACGTGAACTTTCTGAAAACGGAGTGAAACTTATTCATGAAACGCCTGTTAAAGGTGCTGGTGGAGCGAATATTGCATTTCTGCATCCTAAATCAGCAGGAGGGGTCCTGTACGAACTTTGTGATAAACCTTCGAAGGAGGCAGAATAA
- a CDS encoding amino acid ABC transporter ATP-binding protein, producing the protein MIKVENLHKNFGNIEVLSGINTSIKKGEVVAIIGPSGSGKSTLLRCLNQLEQVSSGAIWVDDKKLTDSSTNIMELRQSIGMVFQHFHLFPHKTVLENLIYAPMKVKGIKRDVAEEKAHELLLQVGLSMKANEYPKRLSGGQKQRVAIARALAMEPEYMLFDEPTSALDPEMVKEVLDVMKDLGKSGMTMVIVTHEMAFAREAADRILFLDGGKLVEESEPSAFFNNPKTDRAKVFLDKVL; encoded by the coding sequence GTGATTAAAGTAGAAAATCTTCACAAAAATTTCGGTAACATTGAAGTATTAAGCGGTATTAATACATCGATTAAGAAAGGTGAAGTGGTTGCGATTATAGGACCATCTGGATCTGGTAAGTCGACTCTTCTTCGGTGTTTAAATCAACTAGAACAAGTAAGTTCTGGTGCAATATGGGTGGATGATAAGAAACTAACGGACTCATCTACAAATATCATGGAATTACGCCAGTCAATAGGGATGGTCTTTCAACATTTTCACCTTTTTCCACATAAAACCGTTCTAGAAAACCTTATCTACGCACCAATGAAAGTGAAGGGAATAAAGCGAGATGTTGCTGAGGAAAAAGCTCACGAGCTCCTTTTACAAGTAGGTCTTTCGATGAAGGCGAATGAGTATCCAAAGCGCTTGTCTGGTGGACAAAAACAGCGTGTTGCGATTGCTAGGGCACTAGCAATGGAGCCTGAATATATGTTGTTTGATGAACCTACTTCTGCACTTGACCCAGAGATGGTTAAAGAAGTACTAGATGTCATGAAAGATCTTGGCAAGTCGGGAATGACGATGGTCATCGTTACCCATGAAATGGCGTTTGCAAGAGAAGCAGCTGATCGAATTTTGTTTTTAGATGGAGGAAAGTTAGTCGAGGAAAGTGAACCTTCCGCATTCTTTAATAACCCTAAAACAGATAGAGCAAAAGTATTTTTAGATAAGGTGTTGTAA
- a CDS encoding M20/M25/M40 family metallo-hydrolase gives MINEQRLVDEFLELVQIDSETKHEKKIAAILKEKFTSLGVEVEEDDAAEKTDHEAGNLICTLKGTVEKADPIYFTSHMDTVVPGKGVKPSIKDGYVVTDGTTILGADDKTGLAAMFEAIRVLKEQNIEHGTIQFIITVGEESGLQGAKVLDPEKLIAKFGYALDSDGEVGKIITAAPTQAKIKATIYGKTAHAGVAPEKGVSAITMAAKSIAKMPLGRLDDETTANIGRFEGGSQTNIVCDHVEVLAEARSLVPEKMEAQVEKMKQAFEKTASEMGGSVELDIKVMYPGFKFNEGDYVVEVAKKAMEKIGRRPELLTSGGGSDANVIAGHGIPTVNLAVGYEEIHTTNERMPVKELVKVSEVVISIIKEVANA, from the coding sequence ATGATTAATGAACAAAGACTAGTAGACGAATTTTTAGAGCTGGTTCAAATCGATTCTGAAACGAAACACGAGAAGAAAATTGCTGCCATTTTAAAGGAGAAATTCACTTCGCTTGGTGTCGAAGTAGAAGAAGATGACGCTGCAGAAAAGACAGATCATGAGGCAGGTAACCTAATTTGCACGCTTAAAGGGACCGTTGAAAAAGCAGATCCAATTTACTTTACTTCTCATATGGATACAGTAGTACCAGGTAAAGGCGTTAAGCCATCCATCAAAGATGGGTATGTAGTAACCGATGGAACAACGATCCTTGGAGCCGATGATAAAACAGGCTTAGCGGCTATGTTTGAAGCCATTCGCGTATTAAAAGAACAAAATATTGAGCATGGAACAATTCAGTTTATTATTACGGTTGGAGAAGAATCAGGGCTTCAAGGTGCAAAAGTTCTTGACCCAGAGAAGCTAATCGCCAAATTTGGTTATGCGCTTGATAGTGATGGTGAAGTCGGAAAAATCATTACCGCTGCTCCTACGCAAGCGAAAATAAAAGCAACCATTTATGGGAAAACAGCTCATGCTGGTGTTGCACCAGAAAAAGGCGTTTCAGCCATCACAATGGCAGCAAAATCAATCGCGAAAATGCCGCTTGGTCGACTTGACGATGAAACAACAGCGAATATCGGTCGTTTTGAAGGTGGTTCCCAAACAAACATTGTTTGTGATCACGTAGAAGTACTAGCTGAAGCGCGGTCTCTAGTTCCAGAGAAGATGGAAGCGCAAGTCGAGAAAATGAAGCAGGCATTTGAAAAGACGGCTTCTGAAATGGGCGGATCTGTAGAACTTGATATTAAAGTTATGTACCCTGGCTTTAAGTTTAATGAAGGCGACTATGTTGTTGAAGTAGCCAAAAAAGCGATGGAAAAGATTGGACGTCGCCCAGAACTATTAACAAGTGGTGGTGGAAGTGATGCCAATGTGATTGCTGGGCATGGTATCCCTACAGTCAATCTTGCAGTTGGTTATGAAGAAATTCATACAACGAATGAAAGGATGCCAGTAAAAGAGTTAGTAAAGGTATCTGAAGTAGTTATCTCAATTATTAAAGAAGTTGCTAATGCGTAG